The nucleotide window CTTAGCGGCGCACTCCATGGCACGGCTGCTGAATCTTATGTCCGATAAAGTAGATCCCATCTGACAGGGTGTGTATTGCGTACATGGTTTTGTTTTATATTACTGTGCCTCAAAGCAAAGCAGTTAAACCATATAGCATTATATAATAAGTGAACTACCTGTTGTTTGACAGCCTCTATCTCACTCTGCACACGGACGATCAAGCGGTTGATTTCGGCTGTCTCTCCCTTGGTGCTCCTCAGCTCGTCTCCATACTGCGTGGCTTGGATGGCCATCTGGTCCAACTGAGATTAAAACACAACATGCATTACTTAAAGGCCCCGAATCAGTTGGactgctggtctaggatcaggttgaaataatgttattcactatgatctaaaaggctaaaactgatcctagatcagcactccaactctGAGAGGCACAGAGTTCTCTTGGACCTTTTTCACACTATCTGCCAAAACACACTTTTTGGTTCCTGGTTCCAGCTGCTATGGtagatgtgtaaccaggccagagCAGTACGGCTCGGCTCAGTATGTGTGAAATGGGTATTGATTTCCATGTAGTAAAACAAAATCCCTCTCAACCACTTCAATCCAACAAAATCCCTCTTAAAACCACTTCAATTCAACAAAATCCCTCTCAACCACTTAAATCCAACAAAATCCTTCTTAAACCACTTCAATCCAACAAAATCCCTCTTAAAACCACTTCAATTCAACAAAATCCCTCTCAACCACTTAAATCCAACAAAATCCCTCTCAACCACTTAAATCCAACAAAATCCCTCTTAACCACTTCAATCCAACAAAATCCCTCTTAACCACTTCAATCCTAGAATAGCCAACTTGTTGTTCACCTTGGACTTGTACCACATCTCAGCCTCCTCTCGGCTCTTAACAGCGATGTCCTCGTACTGAGCCTTGACGTCAGCCACTATCTGGTCCATGTTGAGGTCACGACTGTTGTCTATCTGTACCACCACAGAGGTGTCCCTGATACTGGCCTGCAGCTCACGCAGCTCCTGGATGTACGGAGAggtgaacaaacaaacaaacaaacaaatattcTAACACTGCAAAGGATCTTACAGTAACGTGAGTTCCCGGGAATTGTTTTGACTGCGATCATTACAgtatttgaactcacaaccttggCATTGATAGCCACTCACTCTCACCGACTGCCTGAGCCATACAGGACATACATTTGTGGATTGCAGTTTCTTAGTACAGTAATGATCATACCTCTTCATAGATGAACCTGAGGAAGTTGATCTCATTAGTCAGAGCTCCCACCTTGTCTCCCAGGTCTGCCTCCACCATGTGTGCTGAGTCCACATCCTGATAGGAcaacatactgtagttaccctCTCTAGTCCCTTCGACTACTACTGTTTTGTAAAACCTAATTCCTTGAAAGAACAACAGTAAGCCACCAAGTACCTTGTCCAAACATACCAGGCGCAATTTATTGAAGACTGATTGTTTCATTGCAAGGCAACTAGTTAGGTTGAAATTGGTTTTGACATGCTGGTTTGATATTTTCTCTGTCTCCCCTACACACCCCAGGTCCAtttctttcattttttttttcagTGGTGAAATGATACCTTACAAGCTTTTGGTTTTTTAATCTCGCAGAAGATGGGACAGGTTTGCTCATACTAGCTAttgttgtctctgtctctctgggccTTCTCATTTGCAGTGTTTGTCTAACTTAACCTCACTCTCATGGTGCAGCACTGTATCACTGAATACAACATCAAGTTGATGTCATAGTATGGTATTGTGTCCATAAAGTAGTCTTAAAGCATCAATGTTATACTTCTGAGACGGCACCATTTAAAACACAATTCAGGTATCACTGGGGAAATATGATGTTCTCACCTTTTTCAGATTCACAAATTCGTTCTCCATATTTTGTCTCTTGTTGATCTCGTCTTCGTATCTAGGTAAAAACAGAATGACAAGAGACTGGCTTTGATCGTCTTCGGGTCACACTTTGTTATTGGTCAGTGTTAAAATGACACCAGATAGTATATTAGTCATAATCTGGGCCAGGAGTTTCTCCTTGAACCTGCAGACTAAACCCCTCTCGCTGGCAGCTCTTCCCCCTAGTCATTGTCAGAAAAAAAGAGAACAAAAGAGAACTCAACCAACATTCCTGGCAATAACTAGGTGTCCCTACTTGTGTTTGAAGTCATCCACCAGACATTGCATGTTCCTCAGCTCTCCATCCAGACAgatacagatagatagatagatagatagatagacaggcagacagacagacaaatcaaagtttatttgtcacgtgcgctgaatacaacaggtgtagaccttacagtgaaatgcttacttacaggctctaaccaatagtgcaaaaaaggtattaggtgaacaataggtaggtaaagaaataaaacaacagtaaaaagacaggctatatacagtagcgaggctatagaagtagcgaggctacatacagacaccggttagtcaggctgattgaggtagtatgtacatgtagatatggttaaagtgactgtgcatatatgatgaacagagagtagcagtagcgtaaaagaggggttggcgggtggtgggtgggacacaatgcagatagcccggttagccaatgtgcgggagcactggttggtcggcccaattgaggtagtatgtacatgaatgtatagttaaagtggctatgcatatatgataaacagagagtagcagcagcgtaaaaagaggggtttgggggggggggggggagttgggagggcacacaatgcaaatagtccaggtcgccatttgattacctgttcaggagtcttatggcttgggggtaaaaactgttgagaagcctttttgtccttgACTTGGcacttcggtaccgcttgccatgcggtagtagagataacagtctatgactggggtgtctggggtctttgacaattcttaggaccttcctctgacactgcctggtgtagaggtcctggatggcaggcagcttagccccagtgatgtactgggccgtacacactaccctctgtagtgccttgcggtcagaggccggtgatgcaaccagtcaggatgctctcgatgttgcagctgtagaaccttttgaggatctcaggacacatgccaaatctttttagtttcctgaaggggaataggcattgttgtgccctcttcacgactgtcttggtgtgtttggaccattctagtttgttgttgatgtgaacaccaaggatcttgaagctctcaacctgctccactacagccccgtcgatgagaatggaggtgtgctcggtcctccttttcctgttgtccacaatcatctccttagtcttgatcacaatgagggagaggttgttgtccttgcaccacccggccaggtctctgacctcctccctataggctgtctcgtcgttgtcggtgatcaggcctaccactgttttgtcgtctgcaaacttaatgatggtgttggagtcgtgcctggccgtgcagtcgtgggtgaacagggagtacaggaggggactgagcacgcagccctgagaggccccagtgttgaggatcagagcggcagttgtgttgttacctacccgcaccacctgggggcggcccgtcaggaaatccaggatccagttgcagagggaggggtttagtcccaggatccttagcttagtgatgagctttgagggtactatggttttgaacgctgagctgtagtcaatgaatagcattctcacaaaagtgttccttttgtccaggtgggaaagggcagtgtggagtgcaatagagattgcatcatctgtggatctgtttgggcggtatgcaaattgaagtgggtctagggtttcttggctaatggtgttgatgtgagccattaccagcctttcaaagcacttcatggctacggacgtgagtgctacgggtctgtagtcatttaggcaggttgcctttgtgttcttgggcacagggacaatggtggtctgcttgaaacatgttggtattacagacttaatcagggacatgttgaaaatgtcagtgaagacacctgccagttggtcagcacatgcccggagcatccgtctggccccgcagccttgtgtatgttgacctgtttaaaggtcttactcacgtcggctatggagagcgtgatcacacagtcgtccggaacagctgatgctctcatgcatgtctcagtgttgcttgccttaaagcgagcatagaagtaatttatctcgtctggtaggctcgtgtcactgggcagctcgcggctgtgcttccctttgtagtctgtaatagtttgcaagccctgccacaaatgagcgtcggagctggtgtagtatgattcaatctttgccctgtattgatgctttgcctgtttgatggtttgtcgcagggcatagcaggatttcttgtaagcttccggtttagagtcccgcaccttgaaagcggtagctctaccctttggctcagtgtgaatgttgcctgtaatccatggcttctggttggggtatgtacgtacagtcactgtggggacgacgtccaccgatgcacttattgataaagccagtgactgatgtggtatactcctcaatgccataggaagaatcccggaacatctTCCAGTCTGTGatactaaactacaggactgttttgctatctgcctcatctgaccacttttttatagacagagtcactggtgcttcctgcttgaatttttgcttgtaagcaggaatcaggaggatagagttgtgatcggatttaccaaatggagggcgagggagagctttgtacgcgtctctgtgtgtggagtacaggtgatctacaattgttttccctctggttgcacatttaacatgttgatagaaatttggtagaactgatttagtttccctgcgttaaagtctccggccactaggagcaccgcttctgggtgagtggtttcctgtttgcttatttccttatacagctgactgagtgcagtcttagtgccagcatctgtctgtggtggtaaataaacagccacgaaaagtatagctgaaaactctctatgcaagtagtgtggcctgcaatttatcacaatatactctacttcaggtgagcaaaacagacagacagacagacagacagacagacagacagacagacagacagacagacagacagacagacagacagacagacagactcctaCTTGTGTTTGAAGTCCTCCACCAGACCTTGCATGTTCCTCAGCTCTCCGTCCAGCTTGGTCTTGTCGTTGTTCACCAGGTCCATCTGGTGGCGGAGGTTGGCCATGTAGGCCTGGAACAGCGGCTCGATGTTGGAGCGGCCCGTCTGCTTACCGTGCAGCAGGTCAAACTTAGTCTCTAACATCTTGTTCTGCTGCTCCAGGAAACGCACCTACAGGGAGAAAAGAGACTCAGATCATTGAGGATATAGCACATAGTAATGTTTGGTCTTTAGTGGCCCTGAAGAGAGGCTTTTCTCTTTGATTCAAAGACACCACATGTTGGTCACCTTGGAATTTCTCTTTGACTTTGTCATGACCTTCATGAAGTTTATATAAAATCAGATGTTCTATGTAAATGATTGGTAGATAACAGTTGATACTCCATAGATAACAATAGATACTCTACATATAACAGTGGTTACTCTATAGATAACAGTAGATACTCCATAGATAACAGTAGATACTCTATAGATAACAGTAGATACTCCATAGATAACAGTAGATACTCCATAGATAACAGTAGATACTCTATAGATAACAGTAGATACTCCATAGATAACAGTAGATACTCCATAGATAACAGTAGATACTCTATAGATAACAGTAGATACTCCATAGATAACAGTAGATACTCCATAGATAACAGTAGATACTCCATAGATAACAATAGATACTCTATAGATAACAGTGGTTACTCTATAGATAACAGTAGATACTCCATAGATAACAGTAGATACTCCATAGATAACAGTAGATACTCTATAGATAACAGTAGATACTCCATAGATAACAGTGGATACTCCATAGATAACAGTAGATACTCCATAGATAACAGTAGATACTCTATAGATAACAGTGGATACTGTATAGATAACAGTAGATACTCTATAGATAACAGTATATACTCCATAGATAACAGTGGATACTCTATAGATAACAGTAGATACTCTATAGATAACAGTATATACTCCATAGATAACAGTGGATACTCTATAGATAACAGTAGATACTCCATAGATAACAGTGGATACTCTATAGATAACAGTAGATACTATATAGATAACAGTAGATACTCCATAGATAACAGTAGATACTATATAGATAACAGTGGATACTCTATAGATAACAGTGGATACTATATAGATAACAGTAGATACTCTATAGATAACAGTAGATACTCCATAGATAACAGTGTATACTATATAGATAACAGTGGATACTCCATAGATAACAGTGGATACTATATAGATAACAGTAGATACTCCATAGATAACAGTGGATACTATATAGATAACAGTAGATACTCCATAGATAACAGTGGATACTCCATAGATAACAGTGGAGACTATATAGATAACAGTAGATACTCCATAGATAACAGTGGATACTCTATAGATAACAGTAGATACTCCATAGATAACAGTGGATACTATATAGATAACGGTAGATACTCTATAGATAACAGTATATACTCCATAGATAACAGTGGATACTCTATAGATAACAGTAGATACTCTATAGATAACAGTATATACTCCATAGATAACAGTGGATACTCTATAGATAACAGTAGATACTCCATAGATAACAGTGGATACTCTATAGATAACAGTAGATACTATATAGATAACAGTAGATACTCCATAGATAACAGTAGATACTATATAGATAACAGTGGATACTCTATAGATAACAGTGGATACTATATAGATAACAGTAGATACTCTATAGATAACAGTAGATACTCCATAGATAACAGTGTATACTATATAGATAACAGTGGATACTCCATAGATAACAGTGGATACTATATAGATAACAGTAGATACTCCATAGATAACAGTGGATACTATATAGATAACAGTAGATACTCCATAGATAACAGTGGATACTCCATAGATAACAGTGGAGACTATATAGATAACAGTAGATACTCCATAGATAACAGTGGATACTCTATAGATAACAGTAGATACTCCATAGATAACAGTGGATACTATATAGATAACGGTAGATACTCTATAGATAACAGTAGATACTATATAGATAACAGTAGATACTCTATAGATAACAGTAGATACTCCATAGATAACAGTGGATACTATATAGATAACAGTAGATACTCCATAGATAACAGTGGATACTCCATAGATAACAGTGGATACTATATAGATAACAGTAGATACTCCATAGATAACAGTGGATACTCTATAGATAACAGTGGATACTCTATAGATAACAGTTGATACTCTATAGATAACAGTAGATACTCCATAGATAACAGTAGATACTCTATAGATAACAGTAGATACTCCATAGATAACAGTGGATACTATATAGATAACAGTAGATACTCTATAGATAACAGTGGATACTCCATAGATAACAGTAGATACTCTATAGATAACAGTTGATACTATATAGATAACAGTAGATACTCCATAGATAACAGTGTATAGTATATAGATAACAGTAGATACTCCATAGATAACAGTGGATACTCTATAGATAacagtatatactatatatataacAGTGGATACTCTATAGATAACAGTATATACTATATAGATAACAGTGGATACTCCATAGATAACAGTGGATACTCCATAGATAACAGTGGATACTCTATAGATAACAGTAGATACTCTATAGATAACAGTAGATACTCCATAGATAACAGTGGATACTCCATAGATAACAGTGGATACTCTATAGATAACAGTTGATACTCTATAGATAACAGTAGATACTCCAGAGATAACAGTAGATACTCTATATATAACAGTAGATACTCCAGAGATAACAGTGGATACTCTATAGATAACAGTAGATACTATATAGATAACAGTGGATACTTCATAGATAACAGTAGATACTCCATAGATAACAGTGGATACTCTATAGATAACAGTATATACTATATAGATAACAGTGGATACTCTATAGATAACAGTATATACTATATAGATAACAGTGGATACTCCATAGATAACAGTTGATACTCCATAGATAACAGTGGATACTCTATAGATAACAGTAGATACTCTATAGATAACAGTAGATACTCCATAGATAACAGTGGATACTCCATAGATAACAGTAGATACTCCATAGATAACAGTGGTTACTCTATAGATAACAGTAGATACTCTATAGATAACAGTAGATATTCTATAGATAACAGTAGCTACTCCATAGATAACAGTGGATACTCTATAGATAACAGTTGATACTCTATAGATAACAGTAGATATTCTATAGATAACAGTAGCTACTCCATAGATAACAGTAGATACTCCAGAGATAACAGTAGATACTCTATAGATAACAGTAGATACTATATAGATAACAGTGGATACTTCATAGATAACAGTAGATACTCCATTGATAACAGTGGATACTCTATAGATAACAGTATATACTATATAGATAACAGTGGATACTCTATAGATAACAGTATATACTATATAGATAACAGTGGATACTCCATAGATAACAGTTGATACTCCATAGATAACAGTGGATACTCTATAGATAACAGTAGATACTCTATAGATAACAGTAGATACTCCATAGATAACAGTGGATACTCCATAGATAACAGTAGATACTCCATAGATAACAGTGGTTACTCTATAGATAACAGTAGATACTCTACAGATAACCGTAGATATTCTATAGATAACAGTAGCTACTCCATAGATAACAGTGGATACTCTATAGATAACAGTAGATACTCTATAGATAACAGTGGATACTTCATAGATAACAGTAGATACTATATAGATAACAGTGGATACTCTATAGATAACAGTAGATACTCCATAGATAACAGTAGATACTCCATAGATAACAGTGGATACTCTATAGATAACAGTGGATACTATATAGATAACAGTAGATACTCCATAGATAACAGTGGATACTCTATAGATAACAGTAGATACTCCATATATAACAGTGGATACTATATAGATAACAGTAGATACTCCATAGATAACAGTAGATACTCTATAGATAACAGTGGATACTCTATAGATAACAGTAGATACTATATAGATACCAGTAGATACTCCAGAGATAACAGTGGATACTATATAGATAACAGTAGATACTCTATAGATAACAGTAGATACTCCAGAGATAACAGTGGATACTCTATAGATAACAGTAGATACTATATAGATAACAGTGGATACTATATAGATAACAGTAGATACTCTATAGATAACAGTGGATACTCTATAGATAACAGTTGATACTCCATAGATAACAGTAGATACTCCATAGATAACAGTGGATACTCTATAGATAATAGTATataggtaggtagattgggtgggctatttacagatgggctatgtacagctgcagcgatcggttagctgctcagatagctcatgtttaaagttagtgagggaaaaatgtctccagcttcagcgatttttaaCATTCGTTCGAGGTATTAGCAGCAGATAactagaaggaaaggcggccaaaggaggtgttggctttggggatgaccagtgagatatagctactggagcgcgtgctacgggtgggtgttgttatcgtgatcagtgagctgagataaggcggaccattacctagcatagacttatagatgacctggagccagtgggtctggcgatgaatatgtagcaagggccagccgactagagcatacaggtcgcagtggtgggtggtataagaggctttggtaacaaaatggatggcactgtgatagactgcatccagtttgctgagtagagtgttggaagctattttgtaaatgacatcgtcgaggatcggtaggatagtcagttttacaagggtatgttcgacgacgtgagtgaaggaggctttgttgcgaaataggaagccgattctagatttaattttggattggagatgtttaatatgagtctggaaggagagtttacagtctagccagacacctaggtatttgtagttgtccacatattctaagtcagaaccgtccagagtagtgatgctagtcgggcgggcgggtgcgggcagcgaacggttgaaaagcatgcatttggttttactagcgtttaagagcagttggaggccacggaaggagtgttgtacggcattgaagcttgtttggaggtttgttaacacagtgtccaaagaaggggcagatgtatacagaatggtgtcgtctgcgtagaggtgcgtagagagcgacatcgttgatatatacagagaaaagagtcggcccgagaattgaaccctgtggcacccccatagagactgccagagatccggacaacaggccctccgatttgacacactgaactctgtctgagaagtaattggtgaaccaggcgaggcagtcatttgagaaaccaaggctgttgagtctgccgataagaatacggtgattgacagagatACTAAATAATAGATAACAGTAGATACTAAATAGATAACAGTACTGAGATTATTGTAGTTATAACGACTAGTCAGTCAGTCCTACTGAGATCCTCAAGGTTCTATTTCACACCCAAGGCAGCTGTATTTTATTCCCATTGTTTGTCTGCGATCAACACAAAAGCTTCCTCCCTAAACACTAGGGAATTTTCCACTCTTGAAAGACCATACCACGTCTGACCTGTTTTTATTAGGTTACCAGCGAGCTGAATGAGCTGAGAGAAATGGGACATGGATGGTGCTTTAAATATCTTTTACTTGTTATTAGACATCTTTAAATGGGCTTTGCATCCCAAATTCCCTGCACCATTAGGGCATGGTTTGTCTCAAAATGTCTGGTGTTGACGTTAACTCCTGAGACAAATAAGAGTTTGTTATTGCAGGAAGCTTAGAGCTGTGCACTAGGCTGGTGATCCGTAGCGTAGAACAGACACAAAGCCTCTATTGTAACTCTGCTACTCATTCCGTGAGAAACGTCAGATATGATGTAAGCTAAGTGGCGTATCAGTGACCACAGCTGTGAAAGAGCAGGTGACTTTGTTTTCATGGGTTAGCGCGAGTGAAACTGATATACAAAGTCAACAGAAATACAgaacaacaaacaacaacaaaaaaatcctttGCTTTCGTCATCTTTGCTCCTGAGGACCTCTTTGGGGTATAACCACCGTGATTATtctttgaccctgctggtcatctatgaacatttgaacatcttgcaGAACAacctggccttaatggccatgtactcttataatctccacccagcacagccagaagaggactggtcacccctcagagtctggttcctctgtaggtttcttcctaggttctggcctttctagggagtttttccttgcctagggagtttttccttgtTTTTTCTTAgcatgacaggaaaatggtccaattcacacatttatcaagagaacatccctggtcatgaatttgaatttgatttgTCATAGATTCAGTTACTTCAAGGTTGTAATGAAAAAAATAAGGAGATGGCAATCACTGTTTGTTCTCCCTTTTTCCAATCAATGGCTAAACCAAGTTATCTTTCAGTCCTTTAGTAGCTGATTCAGATAGAGGAACACCATCTGAGACATAAGACTCCTTGGAAAACAGTGGCAATTATTGCTACTGGGTGGACTATCCTGATTAAATTTAAAAAAGAGACCTTCATAATCATAAGCGACAACCACACAGACCTTGTCGATGAAGGAGGCGAAGCGGTTGTTGAGCTCCTTGATTTGGTCCTTCTCATGGATGCGGGCGACCTGCAGGTCGGGGTCGATCTCCAGATTGAGGGGGGCCAGCAGGCTCATGTTGActgagacagagtggagagggcTGCTGTGCTGGTCACTGGAGCTGGAGATATGCTTGGACCTCAGGCTCATGGTGGAAGGGGAGacggagaggggagaggtggagggagagttGGAGACAGTGATttggagaggaagagatggagaggagtgtgggtcagagagggagagatggagaggagggagaatcagagaggaaaagatggagaggagggagaatcAGAGTGATGCTCATGGACAAGCCAGGACAGGATAGCAGCAGGGCTGTCTGACCTCAGTGAGCTGTCTCAGGCATTCAGCCCTCCTTTTAAACTCCCCTCcctcagggtggaggtggttctCTAGTTCTCTCATTCTCTGGCCACAAAACCAGTTAGACGCCTTATCCACTCACAcctttcctttctcctctccctggccccactgtctctctccctcactgtctctctcactgcctctctcactctctctctctctctctctctctctctctctctctctctctctctctctcactctctctctctctctctctctctctctctctctctctctctctctctctctctctctctctctctctctctctctctctctctctctctctctctctcactcactgcctctctcactgcctctctcactgcctctctgtctctctctctctctctctctctctctccaactcctctctctctctctctcctctctctctctgtctctttctcactctctgtctctctctctccctgctctgtcttCCCCAtctcgttctttctttctttctttctttctttctttctttctttctttctttctttctttctttctttctttctctctctgtctctctcgactctctctctcgactctctctctcggtctgtctgtctgtctgtctgtctgtctgtctgtctgtctgtctgtctgtctgtctgtctgtctgtctgtctgtctgtctgtctgtctgtctgtctgtccctctctctctctctctctctctctctctctctctctctctctctctctctctctctctctctctctctctctctctctctctctctctctctctctctctctctctctctctctctctctctctctctcaatttcaattcaattcaattcaattgactttattgacatggcaagttcattattacttacattgtcaaagtatacatatcgaaaaataaaaatcgaatatatatgtatatatatacaaaatatatatatatttatatataaataaatggtggaaccaacagtaataataatagtagtagtggacatgggattaccattaacagcaactacaacaacaatattaatcagaacaacaatatattaaatcaatggtagtagaccagtgtcaacatgacttgagaagacatatgacctggtatgaaagacaaaacaaaactaagctaaatgggaaatattatcaacattactttgcatttttcactggctgtccctcaggttgttctctctctctctctctctctctctctctctctctctctctctctctctctctctctctctctctctctcacccaagcTATGCAGCAGAATAACGGTAGTCTGCCACCACACCCAGATAGTCTTTCTGAGCTGAGCGTGTCCCCAATCCATCCTTTGGGGACACACCCAT belongs to Salvelinus namaycush isolate Seneca chromosome 20, SaNama_1.0, whole genome shotgun sequence and includes:
- the si:dkey-222f2.1 gene encoding keratin, type II cytoskeletal 8; the protein is MSLLAPLNLEIDPDLQVARIHEKDQIKELNNRFASFIDKVRFLEQQNKMLETKFDLLHGKQTGRSNIEPLFQAYMANLRHQMDLVNNDKTKLDGELRNMQGLVEDFKHKYEDEINKRQNMENEFVNLKKDVDSAHMVEADLGDKVGALTNEINFLRFIYEEELRELQASIRDTSVVVQIDNSRDLNMDQIVADVKAQYEDIAVKSREEAEMWYKSKLDQMAIQATQYGDELRSTKGETAEINRLIVRVQSEIEAVKQQRVNLENQIADAEGRGELAVKEAKSKIRDLEDALQRAKQDMVKQLREYQDLMNVKLALDIEIATYRKLLEGEESRIGHQSIVNIQSVSSYSK